TTTAAAAATAGGAATTTTTCTCCTTCTAGCCTTGGGGGTGATAGTCTTTGCAGGTAAGTTAGTGGATTCTATCTTGCATAAGATAGGAGCAACTACTGAATTCTTAGTTCTTTTAGTTTCTACAGTTCTTTTTCTTATAGTTGAAGCTAGTATGGGGTTTGGACTTTCTGAATCCATAGGTGCATTCATGGCAGGAATGCTTTTTGCTGAAAGTAAATACAAAGAAAACATAGAATCGGTTGTTATTCCTTATAGAGATCTTTTTGGAGCGCTCTTTTTCCTTTCCTTCGGTCTATCTATAGATTTTAAGAGCTTTTCTACATCTATTATCTTCCCTCTTTTTATATTACTTGTTGTTTCCTCAATTACTAAACTTCTGACAGGTCTTATTTCTGTTAGATTTTACAATTTAGGCATTAAGAGGGGATTATCTGCCGGTTTAATGCTTTTGCCACGAGGAGAGTTTTCTATCTTAGTAACTGCTACAACTCCAAAACTTATACCACTTACTGCTGCTTACGTTCTCCTCTCGTCTATTTTGGGTTCAATAGCTGTTAAAGAGTCTTCTAAGATTTTGAACTTCTTCTTTAGAAAGAAGCCAAAGAAGAAGAGTAGACTTACCCGTAAAGAGCTTTTGGGGGATTAGATGTTT
This DNA window, taken from Desulfurobacteriaceae bacterium, encodes the following:
- a CDS encoding cation:proton antiporter; the encoded protein is MEHFTTLLSGFLFALTVSYIIASRLRFPVIPIYILAGIVVSLFIHSHEIHIFETLGVILLLFYIGLEFSIAELQRNFKSVISVGLVDLILNLLPVFGIAKILGFDIFTSFVLSVILYPSSSAIVSKLLIDLRKLANPEVDTVLSILVFEDIAAATLLAFLVNFSNGIGSEAELIKTFLKIGIFLLLALGVIVFAGKLVDSILHKIGATTEFLVLLVSTVLFLIVEASMGFGLSESIGAFMAGMLFAESKYKENIESVVIPYRDLFGALFFLSFGLSIDFKSFSTSIIFPLFILLVVSSITKLLTGLISVRFYNLGIKRGLSAGLMLLPRGEFSILVTATTPKLIPLTAAYVLLSSILGSIAVKESSKILNFFFRKKPKKKSRLTRKELLGD